A stretch of Bradyrhizobium sp. AZCC 2262 DNA encodes these proteins:
- a CDS encoding DUF2865 domain-containing protein, producing the protein MQKLAAWGAAALVCASALAPAAQAQDFFSQLFGGFARPRQQPYIQMPFSDDGGEVYAPRGEGRVRYGGGGGQAFCVRTCDGRYFPVTASDNASRAANCNNLCPASETKVFSGSSIDNATTENGKSYSDLPNAFRYRNELVSGCTCNGKDQVGLAPVKIEADPTLRKGDIVAGENGLLVAGRSADRRGAELNFSPASEKVRAKYGRVPVVARE; encoded by the coding sequence ATGCAAAAATTGGCAGCATGGGGGGCAGCCGCATTGGTATGCGCTTCGGCGCTGGCGCCAGCCGCGCAGGCCCAGGATTTTTTCTCGCAACTGTTCGGCGGCTTCGCCCGCCCGCGCCAGCAGCCCTATATCCAGATGCCGTTCAGCGATGACGGCGGCGAGGTCTACGCGCCGCGTGGCGAGGGGCGCGTCCGCTATGGCGGCGGCGGTGGCCAGGCGTTTTGCGTGCGGACCTGCGATGGACGCTATTTCCCCGTCACCGCATCCGACAATGCAAGCCGCGCGGCCAACTGCAACAATCTCTGCCCGGCGAGCGAAACGAAGGTGTTCTCCGGCAGCAGTATCGACAACGCGACCACTGAAAACGGCAAGTCCTATTCGGACTTGCCGAACGCGTTCCGTTATCGCAATGAACTCGTCAGCGGCTGCACCTGCAACGGCAAGGATCAAGTCGGCTTGGCCCCGGTCAAGATCGAGGCCGATCCGACGCTGCGCAAGGGCGACATCGTCGCCGGCGAAAACGGCCTCCTGGTCGCAGGCCGCAGCGCCGACAGGCGCGGCGCCGAACTGAATTTCTCACCCGCCTCCGAAAAGGTCCGCGCCAAGTATGGCCGCGTACCGGTGGTGGCGAGGGAGTGA